In Verrucomicrobiota bacterium, a single genomic region encodes these proteins:
- a CDS encoding DUF5060 domain-containing protein, producing the protein MKLNAIVIIRFIAVSLAIETHSAWAQSYQFEESEGLVIMEMESTLSPYGEWILNTTTDSANTTGEGSLEFAGDSPIGQPNPTSPLEYTFKINQGGIYFLHLHCAKLDQFDEDGVFRTDIANDCFVRVDGDYDARNPDPKDVPETKKNGKVVYDDQYHLGDAPLSMLQSDTKYFGGKNNQFDWVDGTRLDPGGHDNKRVAVYDFKSGEVYKLVVHGRSADYKINRLMFRHKNVKRKVAEDLSNPETLAQPVGPVYVKGELKRWHKVTLELDGPSTGEMASPNPFTDYRMSVTFTHTNSGLSYKVPGYFAADGSAANTSATSGNKWHAHLSPDEIGQWNYEISFREGTDVAIDSAAIAGSAVVPYDGLTGSFTVEETDKSEPDFRARGRLTYVNKHHLKFAGSGKYFIKAGADAPENLFAYNDIDDTPNDPKVNPNLRKSWVPHAEDYDATDASGYTWTDAETGELQGTELLGALRYLSEIEGLNSFSFLTFSLDGDDDNVFPHLLRSDVAGYESIEDDPAGSEGGELPTTGRWADPTHGVHHDRFDISKMAQWGKIMSYAGKKGLFMDIKTQENENDRKMDGGDLGRERKLYYRELIARFGHHLGLQWNLGEESDIHRNDELADKNQTRVKAYTQYFKDNDPYNHLVAIHSYPNEKEKKAVYKRLLGSKSQLTGASLQAGQADFSDVFDEVKSWVDQSADAGKPWVVFCDEPGDASSALRPDSNPGGGSEEDPINSHENGRKDALWGSVMAGGAGTNFYFGYEYDHSDLTCQDWRSRDNFWDYCRYMLQLFENYNIPFQDMTSDNSLTSNLDSWCLAKPGDTYLIYLRNGGTTTIDLSDVSGTYNVSWYDPRNGGALQQTSTAQVNGGNIRNLKKAPSKTSQDWVILLQNADNPSNPYMLDATADFPNITAGAIPYYRDNSQNALAIDAANKGYRGPFARATATFAGVSDVYQVTINTIGEEDGDCLYRFYVDGTLIGEVTNDPTSEAFEPQVHIIATSVEIPVGAILAVESNAVTNGLIPEGDGTAWARGRWTGLSFEPTDIVTPPSVESFTLINATTNEPVPGFDPIPDNAIINTNEIGTTSLNIRANTFPNSDFGSVIFSLTGSTNQDQVESGYPWALFLDNGGNDSGASFNNGLHSLIATPFNQDDGLGSAGDAFSLQFTVTDEDPLPPISVDSISFTNIDGYNTVTDDVVIDTYLAGTADLHIRANTTPAEDFGTVTFELSGAASVTRTDGDYTWNFKAKNHLPDKKFNNGQYTLTITPYDTEGVAGTSLTVNITVESSAPQTPYQLWEDENGLPTNSGDLDTDNDGYNNKYEFLFGLDPNNSLNPRQQTSYMDEDGFIFKTYTRRQDESITYTVEISSELTPDSWTTLGDKQYEVTSGPVGNGDGTETLTIKYNTALADIGDKLFINIKATE; encoded by the coding sequence ATGAAACTAAACGCAATTGTTATTATTCGGTTCATAGCCGTTTCTTTGGCCATAGAAACCCATTCAGCCTGGGCACAGAGTTATCAGTTCGAGGAATCAGAGGGTCTGGTCATTATGGAAATGGAAAGTACACTATCTCCGTATGGTGAATGGATCCTCAACACGACTACAGACTCCGCCAATACAACTGGCGAAGGTTCATTAGAATTTGCAGGAGATAGTCCAATCGGTCAACCTAACCCCACCAGTCCACTGGAGTACACATTTAAAATCAATCAAGGGGGCATTTACTTCCTCCATCTTCATTGTGCAAAATTAGATCAATTCGACGAAGATGGAGTATTTAGGACGGATATAGCAAATGATTGTTTTGTCCGTGTTGACGGTGATTATGATGCTAGAAATCCCGATCCTAAAGATGTTCCTGAGACTAAGAAAAATGGAAAAGTTGTATATGATGATCAGTATCATCTAGGAGATGCTCCTTTAAGTATGTTACAAAGCGATACGAAGTATTTTGGCGGTAAGAACAATCAATTTGACTGGGTAGACGGAACCAGGTTAGACCCAGGAGGTCATGATAACAAACGGGTCGCCGTTTATGACTTTAAATCCGGAGAGGTTTACAAGCTAGTAGTTCATGGACGTTCAGCGGACTATAAAATTAATCGTCTGATGTTTCGACATAAAAACGTAAAGCGGAAAGTTGCGGAAGACTTAAGCAATCCTGAAACACTAGCTCAGCCTGTTGGACCAGTGTATGTGAAAGGAGAACTCAAACGCTGGCACAAGGTTACCTTGGAGCTCGACGGACCTTCAACCGGTGAAATGGCTTCTCCTAACCCATTTACAGATTACCGAATGTCGGTCACTTTCACTCACACTAATAGCGGCTTGAGCTATAAAGTTCCCGGTTATTTTGCTGCTGATGGCAGCGCCGCCAACACATCAGCTACCAGTGGGAACAAATGGCACGCTCATCTATCCCCTGACGAAATTGGCCAATGGAATTATGAGATCAGCTTCCGAGAAGGAACGGATGTGGCTATCGATTCCGCTGCAATAGCTGGAAGTGCTGTAGTTCCCTATGACGGACTCACAGGTTCTTTCACAGTAGAAGAAACAGATAAAAGCGAGCCTGACTTCCGAGCCAGAGGACGTCTTACTTATGTTAACAAACATCATTTAAAGTTTGCGGGTAGCGGCAAATACTTCATAAAGGCAGGAGCCGATGCCCCTGAAAATCTATTTGCTTATAATGACATTGATGACACTCCTAATGATCCCAAAGTAAACCCCAATTTGCGCAAATCATGGGTTCCACATGCGGAGGACTACGATGCAACTGACGCATCGGGTTATACTTGGACAGATGCTGAAACAGGTGAACTTCAAGGGACTGAGCTCCTTGGAGCACTTCGCTACTTAAGTGAGATTGAAGGCCTCAATTCCTTTTCATTTCTTACCTTCAGCCTAGATGGAGATGATGACAATGTGTTTCCTCATCTATTAAGGAGCGATGTAGCAGGTTATGAATCCATCGAGGACGATCCAGCTGGATCTGAAGGCGGTGAATTGCCCACGACTGGACGTTGGGCAGACCCTACCCACGGTGTCCACCACGATCGGTTCGATATATCTAAGATGGCACAGTGGGGCAAAATTATGTCTTACGCAGGCAAGAAAGGCCTTTTCATGGATATTAAAACTCAAGAAAACGAGAATGACCGTAAAATGGATGGCGGAGACTTGGGCCGAGAGCGAAAGCTCTATTACCGTGAATTAATTGCTCGTTTCGGTCATCACTTAGGTCTGCAGTGGAACTTGGGCGAGGAAAGTGATATTCACCGCAATGACGAACTCGCAGATAAAAACCAAACCCGGGTCAAAGCATACACGCAATATTTCAAAGACAATGACCCTTACAACCATCTTGTCGCCATACATTCTTATCCTAATGAAAAGGAGAAAAAAGCGGTTTATAAACGCCTTTTAGGGAGTAAATCACAGTTGACAGGTGCGTCTCTACAGGCAGGCCAAGCTGATTTTTCTGACGTCTTCGATGAAGTTAAAAGTTGGGTAGACCAGTCTGCGGATGCAGGAAAACCCTGGGTCGTTTTTTGCGATGAACCAGGAGATGCCAGTTCAGCTTTAAGACCTGATTCAAATCCAGGAGGTGGAAGCGAAGAGGACCCCATTAACTCCCATGAGAACGGTCGCAAAGATGCGCTTTGGGGATCTGTCATGGCAGGAGGTGCCGGCACTAACTTTTACTTTGGCTATGAATATGATCATTCCGATCTAACCTGTCAGGACTGGCGTAGCCGCGACAATTTTTGGGATTATTGCAGATATATGTTACAGCTATTTGAAAACTACAACATTCCTTTTCAGGATATGACTAGTGATAATTCTTTGACCAGCAATCTTGATAGTTGGTGCTTGGCCAAGCCTGGTGATACCTACCTAATTTACCTCAGAAACGGTGGCACTACCACTATAGACCTTTCAGATGTCAGTGGTACTTATAACGTCAGTTGGTATGATCCCCGCAATGGTGGTGCACTGCAGCAGACTTCTACTGCCCAAGTCAATGGCGGAAATATCCGTAACCTTAAAAAAGCACCTAGCAAGACTAGTCAAGACTGGGTCATCCTCCTTCAAAATGCAGATAATCCTTCCAATCCTTATATGCTCGATGCAACCGCAGATTTCCCCAATATCACGGCAGGAGCAATTCCTTACTATAGAGACAATTCTCAAAACGCCCTTGCTATTGATGCAGCAAATAAAGGATACCGCGGACCTTTTGCTCGAGCAACTGCTACATTTGCAGGTGTGAGCGATGTCTATCAAGTAACCATCAATACTATAGGCGAAGAGGATGGGGATTGCTTATATAGATTTTATGTCGATGGCACCCTTATCGGCGAGGTGACGAATGATCCAACATCTGAGGCATTCGAACCGCAAGTTCACATCATTGCCACCAGTGTTGAAATCCCCGTCGGAGCTATCCTGGCAGTAGAATCCAACGCAGTAACTAATGGTCTTATTCCAGAAGGGGATGGAACAGCGTGGGCCAGAGGCCGCTGGACTGGCCTGTCTTTTGAACCAACTGACATTGTCACACCCCCTTCTGTGGAATCTTTTACCCTCATTAACGCAACCACCAATGAACCTGTTCCCGGTTTCGATCCTATTCCTGATAATGCAATCATTAATACCAATGAGATTGGGACTACTAGCTTGAATATTCGCGCGAACACCTTTCCCAATTCGGATTTTGGTAGTGTCATCTTTAGCCTCACAGGATCTACCAATCAAGATCAAGTGGAAAGTGGTTACCCATGGGCACTATTTCTTGACAACGGTGGAAATGACTCAGGTGCATCCTTCAATAATGGCCTTCACAGTCTTATAGCCACACCCTTTAACCAAGATGATGGACTAGGCAGCGCAGGCGACGCTTTTTCTCTACAATTTACCGTAACGGATGAAGATCCCTTACCACCCATCAGCGTGGACTCTATCAGCTTCACGAATATAGATGGTTATAATACTGTCACGGATGATGTCGTTATAGACACATACCTTGCTGGAACAGCAGATCTCCACATCCGCGCTAACACCACTCCCGCCGAGGACTTCGGCACAGTTACCTTTGAACTTTCTGGGGCTGCCTCTGTGACAAGAACAGATGGAGACTATACATGGAATTTCAAAGCAAAGAATCACCTTCCTGATAAAAAGTTCAACAATGGCCAATATACCCTTACCATTACACCTTACGATACTGAGGGTGTCGCCGGCACCTCGCTAACCGTGAATATCACAGTGGAGAGCAGCGCTCCCCAAACTCCATATCAACTTTGGGAAGATGAGAATGGTTTACCAACAAACTCTGGTGACTTAGATACCGACAATGATGGTTACAACAATAAATATGAATTCCTCTTTGGCTTGGATCCCAATAACTCTCTCAACCCGAGGCAACAAACTAGCTATATGGACGAAGACGGATTCATATTTAAGACTTATACTCGCCGTCAAGATGAATCCATTACTTACACGGTCGAAATCTCATCAGAGCTTACCCCAGATTCTTGGACAACCTTGGGTGATAAACAGTACGAAGTGACTAGTGGTCCAGTTGGTAATGGTGATGGAACCGAAACTCTTACCATTAAGTACAACACAGCCTTGGCAGATATTGGAGACAAATTATTCATCAATATTAAGGCCACTGAATAA
- a CDS encoding FecR family protein, whose amino-acid sequence MNQPQSEWVIRYLEGNLDEESKAELANALEENPHFAEGFAEELVEVSLMVQACSRLKSLEPQSQYPINQLSGPPRRARLTHHLQRYRQQNQQSPVLIGLVAVLVISLSLAVFFRFQKNQAKPIVENSSPQAVEAPALARLSVEKGSLVSWTRGGTPLDPLSSQKAKAGDQIKVLNGFANLTYLSDETTLHLKAGSILKLLAPAPGKMVHFSAGELTANVAPQANGRPFKVQTGNALIEVLGTIFSIRSEKNSTNVNVLEGSVGVQRLSDQTSVHLEQGDYTTVRKTGELTSWQLALGVNFNGDACVIDGNQWWSQKQAERNGMIVEVNTEIRGFDSVVTPLDVEPGSSLEQMLMCNITAKDRRKKDLGGVISLRQPLPNGRYQIFLWSMANSTFGLDYARSINLQVEDKLVETGMEADLPHRAWKKYGPYEVLVADGRLDLSLEADKTLMLWEPHISGMAIFKAN is encoded by the coding sequence ATGAACCAACCTCAATCAGAATGGGTAATCAGATATCTTGAAGGTAACCTCGATGAAGAATCAAAGGCAGAACTCGCCAATGCACTGGAAGAAAACCCCCACTTTGCTGAAGGCTTTGCTGAGGAGTTAGTGGAGGTCAGCTTGATGGTCCAAGCATGCTCCCGTTTGAAAAGTCTTGAGCCTCAAAGTCAGTATCCAATCAATCAATTAAGTGGACCACCAAGACGAGCAAGGCTTACTCATCATCTCCAGCGCTATCGCCAACAGAACCAACAATCTCCCGTTTTAATCGGCTTGGTAGCCGTACTTGTCATATCATTGAGTTTGGCGGTTTTCTTTAGATTTCAAAAAAATCAAGCGAAACCGATTGTTGAAAATAGCTCACCTCAGGCAGTTGAAGCGCCTGCACTGGCGCGTCTAAGTGTAGAGAAAGGATCCTTGGTCTCCTGGACTAGGGGTGGCACCCCTCTCGACCCATTAAGTTCTCAAAAAGCTAAGGCTGGAGATCAGATTAAGGTGCTCAATGGTTTTGCTAACTTAACTTATCTGTCTGACGAAACGACTCTTCATTTAAAAGCTGGCAGCATCTTAAAATTGTTGGCCCCCGCCCCAGGCAAGATGGTTCACTTTTCAGCTGGAGAGCTCACTGCAAATGTAGCTCCACAAGCGAACGGTCGGCCTTTCAAAGTTCAAACAGGAAATGCCCTCATTGAAGTTCTCGGAACTATTTTTTCGATTCGTTCCGAAAAAAATTCAACAAATGTAAATGTCCTTGAAGGATCAGTGGGTGTTCAAAGGCTATCCGATCAAACGTCTGTTCATTTAGAACAAGGCGACTATACGACTGTTAGAAAAACAGGAGAGTTAACTTCATGGCAATTGGCTCTAGGTGTCAATTTCAATGGTGATGCTTGTGTCATAGATGGAAACCAGTGGTGGTCTCAAAAGCAGGCAGAGCGTAACGGAATGATTGTTGAAGTAAATACCGAAATTAGAGGTTTTGATTCTGTAGTTACTCCGCTGGACGTTGAACCTGGAAGTAGTCTAGAACAAATGCTCATGTGTAATATCACTGCTAAAGACAGAAGGAAAAAAGATCTAGGTGGTGTCATATCCCTTCGCCAACCCCTTCCTAATGGCCGCTACCAAATTTTTCTTTGGAGCATGGCCAACAGCACATTTGGATTGGATTACGCTCGTTCTATAAACTTACAAGTAGAAGACAAGCTTGTGGAGACTGGAATGGAGGCTGATCTTCCTCACAGAGCATGGAAAAAGTATGGTCCTTATGAAGTTCTTGTGGCAGACGGCAGATTAGATCTTTCACTCGAAGCGGACAAGACACTCATGCTATGGGAACCGCATATATCAGGCATGGCAATCTTTAAGGCCAACTAA